One genomic region from Sulfurimonas sp. encodes:
- a CDS encoding ABC transporter permease, whose product MLELIKKLFYLLFMLLLISIISFLAIHSAPNSFFAAGELNPNMTKEAIEQLKAVYGLDKSLFMQYVDWVKNIATLNFGISFVSGQDVSAEILKRLPITLIMNITALVVVFALSLYLGVKAALEYEKKADYIIRQISLISFSMPSFYLALLFIIFLSLNLELFPIAGLHSIEEKTGLSYYTDMAWHLVLPVGVMIFVGLGSMIIYVRSLTLEILKSDYYYFALSRGISKKKLLKFYILPNLLPPIITLLGLSLPGLIGGSVILESIFGIEGMGQLFFMSALSRDYPIIMGTLMITSFLTLLGNMMADLILLKLNPYMKRG is encoded by the coding sequence ATGTTAGAACTAATCAAAAAACTTTTTTATCTACTCTTTATGTTACTGCTCATTTCAATCATATCTTTTTTAGCGATTCACTCTGCACCAAATAGTTTTTTTGCAGCAGGAGAACTTAACCCAAACATGACAAAAGAAGCTATAGAACAGTTAAAAGCAGTTTATGGCTTAGATAAATCACTTTTTATGCAGTATGTTGATTGGGTGAAAAATATAGCTACACTTAACTTTGGTATCTCTTTTGTGAGTGGGCAAGATGTAAGTGCTGAAATATTAAAACGCCTTCCTATTACACTTATTATGAATATTACTGCTCTTGTTGTAGTTTTTGCACTTTCTTTGTATTTAGGAGTAAAAGCAGCTCTTGAGTATGAAAAAAAAGCAGATTATATTATCAGACAAATCTCTCTTATCTCTTTTTCTATGCCTTCGTTTTATTTAGCGTTGCTTTTTATAATTTTCTTATCTTTAAACTTAGAGCTTTTTCCAATAGCAGGGCTTCACTCCATAGAAGAAAAAACAGGCTTATCTTACTATACAGATATGGCTTGGCATCTAGTGCTTCCTGTTGGAGTTATGATATTTGTAGGTTTAGGAAGTATGATAATTTATGTTCGTTCTTTAACTTTAGAGATATTAAAAAGTGATTATTATTATTTTGCTCTTTCTCGTGGAATTAGTAAAAAAAAGTTACTAAAATTTTATATACTACCAAATCTATTACCGCCAATCATTACACTTTTGGGATTGTCTTTACCTGGATTAATAGGCGGAAGTGTTATCTTAGAATCTATTTTTGGTATTGAGGGGATGGGACAACTTTTTTTCATGTCCGCTCTAAGTCGTGACTATCCTATCATTATGGGAACTTTGATGATAACATCATTTTTAACACTTCTAGGAAATATGATGGCGGATTTAATTTTACTCAAATTAAATCCGTATATGAAAAGAGGATGA
- the nusA gene encoding transcription termination factor NusA, whose protein sequence is MEKILDIVDAIAHEKGLQPEKVIEALKTAFVQTAKRVIDRNFAFVAEINDETKSIDIIQTITVVADDDEKLQDEELAPAYISITEAREYDDQVELEDQLQVPHALEEYGRTGASQLHREIEFHIQRLVEDELYNKYKSKIGTLVTGRVTSVDSNNATYIEVDEVRAVLPMKSRIKGEIFVKGDHLKAVVRRVNMDKENGIQIELSRTSPKFLEELLALEVPEISDGTVIVERSARIPGERAKIALLSTHPQVDAVGATVGVKGVRINAVSQELIGENIDCVEYTSIPELFISRVMSPAIISHVEIVKNEEGEAQKAIITLPIDQKSKAIGKSGINIRLASMLTGLNIELVENDQVTNEDGELQEAKDGVDALEALFN, encoded by the coding sequence ATGGAAAAAATATTAGATATTGTAGATGCTATTGCACATGAAAAAGGTCTTCAACCTGAAAAAGTTATAGAGGCTTTAAAAACTGCATTTGTACAAACTGCAAAAAGAGTTATAGATAGAAATTTTGCTTTTGTAGCTGAAATAAATGATGAAACTAAAAGTATAGATATTATTCAAACTATTACAGTAGTTGCTGATGATGATGAAAAACTACAAGATGAAGAACTTGCTCCAGCATACATCTCTATCACAGAGGCTAGAGAGTATGATGACCAAGTAGAACTAGAAGATCAACTTCAAGTTCCTCACGCACTTGAAGAGTATGGAAGAACTGGTGCTTCTCAACTTCATCGTGAGATTGAGTTTCATATACAAAGACTTGTAGAAGATGAACTTTATAACAAATACAAGTCAAAAATAGGCACTCTAGTAACAGGTAGAGTTACAAGCGTTGACTCAAATAATGCTACCTATATAGAAGTAGATGAAGTGCGTGCTGTTTTACCTATGAAAAGCCGTATTAAAGGTGAAATCTTTGTAAAAGGTGATCACTTAAAAGCTGTTGTTCGTCGTGTAAACATGGACAAAGAAAATGGTATCCAAATCGAGCTTTCTCGTACAAGTCCAAAGTTTTTAGAAGAGCTTTTGGCACTTGAAGTTCCTGAGATTTCAGATGGTACAGTTATCGTAGAAAGATCTGCTCGTATCCCAGGCGAAAGAGCTAAAATAGCCCTTTTAAGCACACACCCTCAAGTAGATGCTGTTGGAGCAACAGTTGGTGTAAAAGGTGTTCGTATTAATGCTGTTTCTCAAGAGTTAATAGGTGAAAATATTGACTGCGTGGAGTACACAAGTATCCCTGAACTTTTCATCTCAAGAGTTATGAGTCCTGCAATCATCTCTCATGTTGAAATTGTTAAAAATGAAGAAGGTGAAGCCCAAAAAGCAATCATAACTTTACCAATTGACCAAAAATCAAAAGCAATCGGTAAAAGTGGTATAAATATCCGTTTAGCATCTATGTTAACAGGGTTAAACATCGAGCTTGTTGAAAATGACCAAGTAACAAATGAAGATGGAGAACTCCAAGAAGCTAAAGATGGTGTGGATGCACTAGAAGCATTGTTTAATTAA
- a CDS encoding HP0268 family nuclease: MDLKFARTDIESKPKKADLEKIEASVEKEGSMIFYFDRDNSHKDLLSLQDHFEEKGKSFYMNEVKFGLSDNEYMYQVHIIS, encoded by the coding sequence ATGGATTTAAAATTCGCAAGAACAGATATTGAATCAAAGCCAAAAAAAGCAGATTTAGAAAAGATAGAAGCAAGTGTAGAAAAAGAAGGAAGTATGATATTTTACTTTGATAGAGATAACTCTCACAAAGATTTACTTTCACTTCAAGACCATTTTGAAGAAAAAGGTAAAAGCTTTTATATGAATGAAGTTAAATTTGGACTTTCAGATAACGAATATATGTACCAAGTACACATTATTAGTTAG
- the miaB gene encoding tRNA (N6-isopentenyl adenosine(37)-C2)-methylthiotransferase MiaB has product MVKKLFIETLGCAMNSRDSEHMIAQLREKDGYETTRDFKEADLILINTCSVREKPVSKLFSELGIFNKKKKADAKIGVCGCTASHLGEEIIKRAPYVNFVLGARNVSKISEVLHKDKAVEIDINYDESEFAFDDFRTSPYKAFINISMGCDKSCTYCIVPKTRGDEISIPMNLIINEAGRAIDNGAKEIFLLGQNVNNYGRRFSANIEKVNFTKLLQELSKINDLQRIRFTSPHPFHMDDEFIEEFASNPKICKSMHMPLQSGSTKVLKDMKRGYSKEWFLNRVAKLRQECPEVSISTDIIVAFPGESDEDFKDTLDVMNQVRFNQIFSFKYSARPQTEAEHFTNTIDADIASARLTKLQNIHTDILDEINATSLGKTYRVYFEDLIQDYFVSGRSDENIVIKVKGSDELLGEFRDVKITSIGRTILTGEVVA; this is encoded by the coding sequence ATAGTGAAAAAACTCTTCATTGAAACGCTAGGGTGTGCTATGAACTCTCGTGATAGTGAGCATATGATTGCTCAACTACGAGAAAAAGATGGTTATGAAACAACAAGGGACTTTAAAGAAGCTGACCTTATTTTGATAAATACTTGTTCAGTTAGAGAAAAACCTGTTTCTAAGCTTTTCTCAGAATTAGGGATATTTAACAAAAAGAAAAAAGCAGATGCAAAGATAGGTGTTTGTGGTTGCACAGCATCTCATCTTGGTGAAGAGATAATCAAAAGAGCCCCTTATGTAAACTTTGTTTTAGGTGCTAGAAATGTTTCTAAAATAAGTGAAGTTTTACATAAAGATAAAGCCGTAGAGATAGATATAAACTATGATGAAAGTGAATTTGCTTTTGATGATTTTAGAACATCTCCATACAAAGCTTTTATAAATATTTCTATGGGTTGTGATAAGTCTTGTACTTACTGCATCGTTCCAAAAACTCGTGGTGATGAGATTTCTATTCCTATGAATTTAATCATTAATGAAGCTGGGAGAGCAATAGATAATGGCGCAAAAGAGATTTTTCTTTTAGGTCAAAATGTTAACAATTATGGTCGCCGTTTTTCAGCAAATATTGAAAAAGTAAACTTTACAAAACTTCTTCAAGAGCTTAGTAAAATTAATGATTTACAAAGAATCCGTTTTACATCTCCACATCCTTTTCATATGGATGATGAGTTTATAGAAGAGTTTGCATCTAACCCTAAGATATGCAAATCAATGCATATGCCACTTCAAAGTGGAAGTACAAAAGTTTTAAAAGATATGAAAAGAGGCTACTCAAAAGAGTGGTTTTTAAATCGTGTTGCTAAACTTAGACAAGAGTGTCCAGAGGTAAGCATCTCTACTGATATTATCGTTGCTTTTCCTGGAGAGAGTGATGAGGATTTTAAAGATACACTAGATGTTATGAATCAAGTTAGATTTAACCAAATCTTTTCTTTTAAGTACTCTGCTAGACCTCAGACTGAAGCAGAGCATTTTACAAATACAATAGATGCAGATATTGCATCTGCAAGACTAACAAAATTACAAAATATTCATACAGATATTTTAGATGAGATAAACGCTACTTCTTTAGGTAAAACTTATCGTGTTTACTTTGAAGACCTTATACAAGACTACTTTGTAAGTGGTAGAAGTGATGAAAATATTGTCATAAAAGTAAAAGGTTCAGATGAACTTTTAGGAGAGTTTAGAGATGTTAAGATAACTTCCATTGGAAGAACAATTTTAACAGGGGAAGTTGTTGCTTAA
- a CDS encoding lysophospholipid acyltransferase family protein, translated as MLKKLSRALALLILPFIASLLIRLIYLTNKKKYHVPESIGDEPTIFACWHGELLMLPYIYLYYRKKPHAKVLISPHFDGKLISKTIKYFGLDTIAGSSNRNAARVLIQAMKSLKAGFDIGITPDGPKGPRHEVADGIIIMAQKTKTKVVLVKMVPTKFWQLNSWDKFIIPKPFGVLNYYATLPIEIESMELEKARTLIKEELEKHEV; from the coding sequence TTGCTTAAAAAACTAAGTCGTGCTTTAGCACTTCTTATTTTACCTTTTATAGCCTCTTTACTCATTAGGCTTATCTATCTAACAAATAAAAAAAAATATCATGTACCAGAATCAATAGGCGATGAACCGACTATTTTTGCTTGTTGGCATGGTGAACTTTTGATGTTACCATATATATACCTTTATTATAGAAAAAAACCTCATGCAAAAGTTTTAATTTCTCCTCATTTTGATGGAAAACTCATCTCAAAAACTATAAAATATTTTGGGCTTGATACTATTGCAGGGTCTTCAAATAGAAATGCTGCTAGAGTTCTTATACAAGCTATGAAAAGTTTAAAAGCTGGTTTTGACATAGGGATAACACCAGATGGACCAAAAGGACCTAGACACGAAGTAGCAGATGGCATAATAATCATGGCACAAAAAACTAAAACAAAAGTAGTTTTAGTTAAAATGGTACCTACAAAGTTTTGGCAGTTAAATAGTTGGGACAAGTTTATTATTCCAAAACCTTTTGGTGTTTTAAATTATTACGCAACTTTACCCATCGAGATAGAGTCGATGGAGTTAGAAAAAGCAAGAACTTTGATAAAAGAAGAATTGGAGAAGCATGAAGTCTAA
- a CDS encoding tyrosine-type recombinase/integrase: MKKLLDKKRVNFLEFLENFRGYSDLTIKSYDEVLQEALRYVDISVDAKITTINLMPYRIKIAHLNAKTISKKLSAIRSFVSYLNDNKMNVILKSDDSIKVAKTLPKPISHNHIVEALDCAQMKEKLIVTMLYSLGLRISELSFLKLEDISDEWIRVLGKGNKHRDIPLLHSTKELIDEYLLNNYPKIFLFELNDERLSENSLRYIVNKVFKKVGLKVTPHQLRHSYATALLNKGAPIADVSELLGHSTMATTQIYTKLGSALKQQNYNKAHPLCGDEQC; the protein is encoded by the coding sequence TTGAAAAAGTTACTAGATAAAAAAAGAGTTAATTTTTTAGAATTTTTAGAAAATTTTAGAGGTTATTCTGATTTGACTATAAAGAGTTATGATGAAGTTTTACAAGAAGCACTAAGATATGTTGATATAAGTGTAGATGCTAAGATAACTACTATAAATTTAATGCCATATCGTATAAAAATAGCTCACTTAAATGCAAAAACAATCAGTAAAAAACTCAGTGCGATTAGAAGTTTTGTTTCTTATCTTAATGACAATAAAATGAATGTTATACTTAAATCTGATGACAGCATAAAAGTTGCTAAAACACTTCCTAAACCAATCTCTCATAATCATATAGTTGAAGCTTTAGATTGTGCTCAGATGAAAGAAAAACTTATAGTCACTATGCTTTATTCTTTAGGTTTGAGAATTTCTGAACTCTCATTTTTGAAGCTTGAAGATATTTCAGATGAATGGATTAGAGTTTTAGGAAAGGGCAATAAACATAGAGATATACCACTCTTACACTCTACTAAAGAGTTGATAGATGAATATTTGTTAAATAATTATCCAAAAATATTTCTTTTTGAGTTAAATGATGAAAGATTAAGCGAAAACAGTCTAAGATATATAGTTAATAAAGTCTTTAAAAAAGTTGGGTTAAAAGTTACTCCGCATCAGTTGCGTCATTCTTACGCAACAGCACTTTTAAATAAAGGTGCTCCTATTGCAGATGTAAGTGAGTTACTTGGTCATTCAACTATGGCAACGACACAAATATATACAAAATTAGGTAGTGCATTGAAACAACAAAATTATAACAAAGCACATCCACTTTGTGGAGATGAGCAGTGTTAA
- the tilS gene encoding tRNA lysidine(34) synthetase TilS, whose amino-acid sequence MLEISSLKTLKDKKNLLAFSAGVDSTALFFLLLKHNIKFDIAIVNYGQRTQAKEEIDYAKKLASTNRLTCHTLDALRIDTNFEHKAREIRYDFFEELITTYHYDNLLTAHHLGDRFEWMLMQFCKGAGCAELAGMRSEENRKFYTLVRPLLKFEKKELYNYLNINNIKYFEDKSNLDEDIKRNSFRHNFASPLLNKYRDGIKKSFEYLDEDRDILTPEVTIKKY is encoded by the coding sequence ATGCTTGAAATTTCATCACTAAAAACACTTAAAGATAAAAAAAATCTCCTTGCATTTTCTGCAGGTGTAGATTCAACCGCCCTATTCTTTTTACTTTTAAAACATAATATAAAGTTTGATATTGCCATTGTAAACTATGGACAAAGAACTCAAGCAAAAGAAGAGATAGACTATGCAAAAAAGTTAGCATCTACAAATAGATTAACATGCCATACCCTAGATGCTTTGAGAATAGATACAAATTTTGAGCACAAAGCAAGAGAGATTAGATATGACTTTTTTGAAGAACTAATAACTACATATCATTACGATAATCTTCTAACCGCTCATCATTTAGGAGATAGGTTTGAGTGGATGCTAATGCAGTTTTGTAAAGGCGCTGGATGTGCTGAACTTGCAGGAATGAGAAGTGAAGAAAATAGAAAGTTTTACACTCTAGTTCGTCCACTTTTAAAGTTTGAAAAAAAAGAACTATATAACTACTTAAACATAAATAATATCAAATATTTTGAGGATAAAAGTAACTTAGATGAGGATATAAAAAGAAACTCTTTTAGGCATAACTTTGCATCTCCACTTTTGAACAAATACCGAGATGGAATCAAAAAAAGTTTTGAGTATTTAGATGAAGACAGGGATATACTTACTCCTGAAGTTACTATAAAAAAATATTGA
- the rimO gene encoding 30S ribosomal protein S12 methylthiotransferase RimO — translation MANKLHIVSLGCTKNLVDTEVMMGKLQNFELTDAQDEADVIIVNTCGFIDAAKEESINTVLSLHDARKEDSVLVMAGCLSERYKEDLATQMPEVDIFTGVGDYDRIDELLKEKKSRFSDEVFLIDGSERVVTGSSYHAYIKLSEGCNQTCSFCAIPSFKGKLNSRNLASIAKEVEGLVKKGYYDFSFVSQDSSSFLRDQNIKDGLSLLMQRIELIDGVKSARILYLYPSTTTISLLKNIAKSKIFHNYFDMPIQHINDEMLRMMKRGFGKEKTIQLLDFMRSLPNSFVRTSFIVGHPNETQEMFEEMCEFASSFGFDRINVFSYSDEETTPAYDMKDKIADELIASRAQILGDIASECTKKSLESEIGQNIELIIDGESDEHEYLLSARKSIWAPEIDGEIYVNDRAKDEDLEFGKIYKAKVTELVGNILTATVDNA, via the coding sequence ATGGCAAATAAACTTCACATAGTTTCTCTTGGATGTACTAAAAATCTTGTTGATACAGAAGTAATGATGGGAAAACTTCAAAACTTTGAACTAACAGATGCGCAAGATGAAGCAGATGTAATAATCGTAAATACTTGTGGATTTATAGATGCTGCAAAAGAAGAGTCTATAAATACTGTTCTTTCTTTACACGATGCTAGAAAAGAAGACTCAGTTTTAGTAATGGCTGGATGCTTAAGTGAAAGATATAAAGAAGACTTGGCTACTCAGATGCCAGAAGTTGATATCTTTACAGGAGTTGGTGACTATGACCGTATAGATGAACTTCTTAAAGAGAAAAAAAGTCGTTTTTCTGATGAAGTATTTCTTATAGATGGAAGTGAAAGAGTTGTTACAGGTTCTTCATATCATGCTTATATAAAACTCTCAGAAGGCTGTAACCAAACTTGTAGTTTTTGTGCCATTCCATCTTTTAAAGGTAAATTAAACTCTCGTAACTTAGCCTCTATTGCTAAAGAGGTGGAAGGTTTAGTAAAAAAAGGCTACTATGATTTTTCTTTTGTTTCACAAGACAGTTCTTCATTTCTTCGTGACCAAAATATCAAAGATGGACTAAGTCTTCTTATGCAAAGAATAGAACTTATTGATGGAGTGAAAAGTGCAAGGATTCTTTATCTTTACCCATCAACAACTACAATCTCACTTCTTAAAAACATAGCGAAAAGTAAAATCTTCCACAACTACTTCGATATGCCTATTCAACATATTAATGACGAGATGCTTCGTATGATGAAAAGAGGTTTTGGTAAAGAAAAAACTATCCAGCTTTTAGACTTTATGAGAAGTTTACCAAACTCTTTTGTTCGTACAAGCTTTATAGTTGGGCATCCAAATGAAACACAAGAAATGTTTGAAGAAATGTGTGAGTTTGCCTCTTCTTTTGGTTTTGACCGTATTAATGTTTTTTCATACTCTGATGAAGAAACAACTCCTGCTTATGACATGAAAGACAAAATAGCTGACGAGCTTATAGCATCTCGTGCTCAAATACTTGGTGATATTGCTTCTGAGTGTACAAAAAAATCACTTGAAAGTGAAATAGGTCAAAATATTGAACTGATTATTGATGGTGAGAGTGATGAACATGAGTATCTTTTAAGTGCAAGAAAAAGTATCTGGGCACCTGAGATAGATGGAGAGATTTATGTTAATGATAGAGCAAAAGATGAAGATTTAGAATTTGGAAAAATTTACAAAGCAAAAGTCACAGAACTTGTTGGTAATATATTAACTGCAACAGTAGATAATGCTTGA
- a CDS encoding aminoacetone oxidase family FAD-binding enzyme: MKIYDVIILGAGASGLMCASHLSEKLNVVIIDANTKVAQKLKISGGGKCNITSTSVSSNNFDGDEKFVSNILNAYSKEDLLEFLKINSLLPVIRKNRYYFCKNSSDEIINILKKLSKKHELILNTKIIEVKKIDDIFEIKTDKNILRAKKVIVATGGKSFKTLGASEIGLEIAKSFDISVKEFTPALVGMTLQKEQFWMKELSGLSCFVHIKVDGKILKEDLLFAHKGISGPAVLSASLYWKKAKMAIDFLPNQDICKLIKGSKKLVSSAIPLPKRLSVAILKAIDVKDMQGKKLSEKDREKLLNIHNYEFAPAGNFGFTKAEVSRGGVCVNELQNHSLESKSVKNLHFVGEVVDVTGELGGYNFQWAFSSGVICAREIKV; this comes from the coding sequence ATGAAAATATATGATGTGATTATTTTAGGTGCTGGAGCAAGTGGATTGATGTGTGCTTCGCATCTAAGTGAAAAGTTAAATGTAGTTATTATAGATGCTAATACTAAAGTGGCACAAAAGCTTAAAATATCTGGCGGTGGAAAATGTAATATCACAAGTACAAGTGTAAGTTCAAATAATTTTGATGGTGATGAAAAATTTGTTTCAAATATTTTAAACGCATATTCAAAAGAAGATTTACTAGAATTTTTAAAAATTAACAGCCTCCTTCCTGTTATACGAAAAAATCGTTACTATTTTTGCAAAAACTCTTCTGATGAGATAATAAATATACTAAAAAAATTAAGTAAAAAACATGAACTAATTTTAAATACAAAAATAATTGAAGTTAAAAAAATAGATGATATTTTTGAAATTAAAACTGACAAAAATATTTTAAGGGCTAAAAAAGTCATTGTGGCAACAGGTGGAAAAAGTTTTAAAACACTTGGTGCGAGTGAGATAGGTTTAGAAATTGCAAAAAGTTTTGACATTAGTGTGAAAGAATTTACTCCTGCTTTGGTTGGTATGACTCTTCAAAAAGAGCAGTTTTGGATGAAAGAACTTAGTGGACTTAGTTGTTTTGTGCATATTAAAGTAGATGGAAAAATCTTAAAAGAAGATTTACTTTTTGCACATAAAGGCATAAGTGGACCCGCAGTTTTGAGTGCGTCACTTTATTGGAAAAAGGCTAAAATGGCTATTGATTTTTTGCCTAACCAAGATATATGTAAGTTAATTAAGGGAAGTAAAAAACTTGTAAGTTCTGCCATACCTTTGCCAAAAAGACTTAGTGTAGCAATACTTAAAGCGATAGATGTTAAAGATATGCAAGGTAAGAAGTTAAGTGAAAAAGACAGAGAAAAACTTTTAAATATCCATAATTATGAGTTTGCTCCTGCAGGTAACTTTGGTTTTACAAAAGCAGAAGTAAGTAGAGGCGGTGTTTGTGTAAATGAGTTACAAAATCACTCTTTAGAATCTAAGAGTGTGAAAAATCTACACTTTGTAGGTGAAGTTGTCGATGTAACAGGAGAGTTAGGCGGGTACAATTTTCAGTGGGCATTTAGCAGTGGTGTTATTTGTGCAAGAGAAATTAAGGTATAA
- a CDS encoding outer membrane beta-barrel protein, producing MIKTLSKIIVATILVASSLSAADADNSKYKFNINSLIGFEGTYSNFDYERTEAGVLTEREKVSLNGGGLKIGAESQNYRFFLAARVYDAGEFDYARTYGVELQYKFNFSKFANMYIGVNFGKADMRFVDTKNGHDNTVMIDDTYLGGDVGFNVHLGKHVDWEIGARVMSLNTSKTDAGATYNFDNLVTGYTSIIFKYKMD from the coding sequence ATGATAAAAACATTAAGTAAAATAATAGTAGCAACTATATTGGTAGCATCATCATTAAGTGCAGCAGATGCTGATAACTCAAAATATAAGTTTAATATAAATTCATTAATAGGTTTTGAAGGTACATATAGTAATTTTGACTATGAGCGTACTGAAGCAGGTGTGCTGACTGAGAGAGAGAAAGTGTCATTAAATGGTGGTGGATTAAAAATTGGTGCAGAATCACAAAATTATAGATTTTTTTTAGCAGCAAGAGTATATGACGCAGGTGAGTTTGACTATGCTAGAACTTATGGGGTAGAGTTACAGTATAAGTTTAATTTTTCTAAATTTGCTAACATGTACATAGGTGTAAATTTTGGTAAAGCAGATATGAGATTTGTAGATACTAAAAATGGGCACGATAACACTGTAATGATTGATGACACTTATTTAGGTGGAGATGTAGGTTTTAATGTTCATTTAGGTAAACATGTTGATTGGGAAATCGGTGCTAGAGTTATGAGTTTAAATACTTCAAAAACAGATGCTGGTGCAACTTATAATTTCGATAATCTTGTAACTGGTTACACAAGTATAATTTTTAAATATAAAATGGACTAA
- a CDS encoding Arm DNA-binding domain-containing protein, whose protein sequence is MARTITPLTDTKIKTTKPKEKDYKLSDGGGLYLLVTKAGGKHWKLKYRFDNKEQKLSLGAYPSVSLSKARELREKYKTEIAK, encoded by the coding sequence ATGGCACGAACTATAACACCACTAACTGACACAAAAATCAAAACAACAAAACCTAAAGAAAAAGACTACAAGCTGTCTGATGGTGGTGGTTTATATCTCTTAGTAACAAAAGCAGGTGGTAAGCATTGGAAACTAAAATATCGCTTTGATAATAAAGAACAAAAATTATCTTTAGGGGCTTATCCAAGTGTATCATTATCAAAAGCTAGAGAACTAAGAGAAAAATATAAAACAGAAATTGCAAAATGA
- a CDS encoding helix-turn-helix transcriptional regulator, which produces MKDIEQLPENFIDDLHIQIGKNVKKSREEKGLTQLELSQAIGHKSVTIISRAEICYKKQHFNIEHLVKIAYILEVDLMDFFQEIDIKPE; this is translated from the coding sequence ATGAAAGATATTGAGCAATTACCTGAAAATTTTATAGATGATTTACATATACAAATAGGTAAGAATGTAAAAAAATCTAGAGAAGAAAAAGGTTTAACACAATTAGAATTATCACAAGCTATAGGACATAAATCTGTTACAATTATTTCCAGAGCAGAGATATGTTATAAAAAACAGCATTTTAATATAGAGCATCTAGTAAAAATTGCATATATACTAGAAGTTGATTTGATGGATTTTTTTCAAGAAATCGACATAAAGCCTGAATAG
- a CDS encoding winged helix-turn-helix domain-containing protein yields MLEVILGTKSRELTLQYLLTFKEGYAREIAKYFEMSLPSIQNQLKNFEEGGLTLSKMQGRTKIYFINPRYAFLDELTALLNKAKQYYKPELKNKFEMQRKRPRRPEKPL; encoded by the coding sequence ATGTTAGAAGTAATACTTGGAACAAAATCTCGTGAATTAACTTTGCAATATCTTCTTACATTTAAGGAGGGGTATGCAAGAGAGATAGCAAAATATTTTGAAATGTCACTTCCTTCCATTCAAAACCAACTCAAAAATTTTGAAGAGGGTGGGCTGACTCTTAGCAAAATGCAAGGAAGGACAAAGATATACTTTATAAATCCAAGATATGCTTTTTTAGATGAACTCACAGCTTTACTTAACAAAGCAAAACAATACTACAAGCCTGAGTTAAAAAATAAATTTGAGATGCAAAGAAAAAGACCAAGAAGACCGGAGAAACCACTATGA